A genomic region of Polyangiaceae bacterium contains the following coding sequences:
- a CDS encoding HEAT repeat domain-containing protein — protein MRAHVLAGCLLLGSALFSAVCPGPEALAADFDPTGRTRKPKPGPSKPVKPKPAPSGDGGAAGKGPSTDALITRYTAIVLSQPSAPFPLQRLSQLYRERDGNIKKLVEEFEKRAAAPGADAWASKVALAGIYKIDGRPEDAIKMYQTAIAERPNVPDAMLALAHLESERGDKSNARATYEKALKLLKPGPDWDQTTRTLLGLCLDLKDYEAAKKYHESLIRVSQGSLFVKAELGRELLSRGLYDKAEVEFRELVKAAAGDNRALAPALRDLGQVLAKQKKMDEALATLKRGLAIAGSAAGVRAEILLIMTDAFRAEGKLSELIPILEAEKPTDAQRLATLGGLYEETGDVDKAIATYRKVLSADTRQIDVRLRLVHLLQTAGELDAAIKEYEALIKAAPGNPDFVFELCETLIQRGDRPKALKLLTELEARANSEPEILAAISDFYERVEEKDRALKVLQKLAQSAGGDHTYVVDLGDRYYQAGDKKKALETWARIKQIIPNRARAASVLGEVYLDHDMPLEALAAMREAVQLEPNNVRYKKSLAIAIERTAASLGSAPQRYAEARQIWEELLTSAGDTDKLLAREARTHIVTLWSLAHELPSRVGPLQTRFQMTPPDIEAGRLLAEVQRRLHRLPEAEATLRKVTQLAPGDEESLLALERILVMQQNLLGAIDVLAKLVEVNPKRAREFYQRMAQYAAELYRDDDAIRYAAKAVELSPEDANGHQKLGDMYRRRQDFVHAIGEYRQAIAKNDRLFPVYFDLAELLLSSGQVDEADRLFRRVVRSSPDEELVARAARLSMQINLGKNTLDTLERELLPVAVGNPQKPIYRRLLVELYGTMTLPLVQKARHEGGSSPAATTAKAELAKIGSRAVKPLLDALSDDKESQQRIAIEVLAYVQNKSAGPALYNYATGQADKTLRVRAMIACGALRDPAILPKYESMLAPKDAGSAILPSDAIAVAAAWGVARMGDKKAEPLLVKLLSSSSPEIRGVAALGLGLTHDKKYAPQLSTLARAPEAGAAARAAAVHALAEMGAVQANDMQLLVALADSNDPLLRQAALIALARLAKGMDAGQTTAIADSIAANLFSTDESMRQTAASAATSLATKNFTRTGDALPVPTGSLSMREILAGLAADPPRAPDRARAVVTLGPSLERAAIAAASTSPDRARVVADALLAGGTTPTLAPLIDADDVLEPSVKKPAADTIERIGAAVVPAFVALVRHPAIEVRTRAVELLARRPEKEAQSAIVDALSDPEESVRRAVLSAIGNVKDADTLAAVAKVGREAQSWPLRVRAAEALGRLGAGADSKMAAETLATMAKMDDYALVREPALRSLVALDKAAAEPVLRELAEKDPEPRIRAIAGELLGAKPAAQ, from the coding sequence GTGCGCGCACACGTTCTTGCTGGGTGTTTGCTGCTCGGTTCGGCCCTTTTCAGCGCGGTTTGTCCGGGCCCGGAGGCTCTCGCGGCGGACTTCGATCCCACGGGGCGCACGCGCAAGCCCAAGCCTGGTCCGAGCAAACCGGTGAAGCCGAAGCCTGCGCCTTCGGGTGATGGAGGGGCGGCTGGCAAGGGGCCTTCGACGGATGCATTGATAACGCGTTACACGGCGATTGTGCTTTCGCAGCCGAGTGCGCCATTTCCACTGCAGAGGTTGTCGCAGCTTTATCGTGAACGCGACGGCAACATCAAAAAGCTCGTCGAGGAATTCGAGAAACGAGCTGCGGCGCCGGGAGCCGACGCATGGGCGTCCAAAGTGGCGCTCGCGGGCATTTACAAGATTGATGGCCGTCCCGAAGACGCCATCAAGATGTACCAAACCGCCATTGCGGAGCGTCCCAATGTACCGGATGCGATGCTGGCGCTTGCGCATCTCGAGTCCGAGCGTGGTGACAAATCGAATGCTCGCGCGACGTACGAAAAAGCATTGAAGCTTTTGAAACCTGGTCCGGATTGGGATCAAACGACGCGCACGCTGCTCGGATTGTGTCTCGATTTGAAAGATTACGAAGCGGCGAAGAAATACCATGAGTCGCTCATCAGGGTTTCGCAGGGGTCGCTCTTCGTCAAAGCGGAGCTTGGTCGCGAGCTTCTTTCTCGCGGGCTTTACGACAAAGCCGAAGTGGAATTCCGCGAATTGGTAAAAGCGGCCGCGGGTGATAACCGAGCGCTGGCGCCTGCATTGCGTGATCTTGGCCAAGTCTTGGCCAAACAGAAAAAAATGGACGAAGCTCTCGCGACGCTGAAGCGCGGGCTCGCCATTGCGGGAAGTGCAGCAGGCGTTCGTGCAGAGATTTTGCTCATCATGACCGATGCTTTCCGCGCCGAGGGAAAGTTGTCGGAGCTGATTCCCATTCTGGAAGCGGAAAAGCCGACGGATGCTCAGCGTCTCGCGACGCTTGGAGGGCTTTACGAAGAAACCGGCGACGTCGACAAGGCCATTGCGACCTATCGCAAGGTACTTTCAGCGGATACGCGTCAAATCGACGTGCGCTTGCGCCTCGTACATTTGCTGCAAACGGCGGGCGAGCTCGATGCTGCAATCAAGGAATACGAAGCGCTCATCAAGGCAGCGCCGGGCAATCCGGATTTCGTGTTCGAATTGTGCGAAACATTGATTCAGCGTGGCGATCGTCCGAAAGCATTGAAATTGCTCACGGAGCTCGAAGCGCGCGCAAATAGCGAACCCGAGATCCTCGCGGCCATTTCTGACTTTTACGAACGCGTCGAAGAGAAAGACCGAGCGCTCAAGGTTTTGCAAAAACTCGCGCAAAGCGCAGGCGGCGATCACACCTACGTGGTTGATCTCGGGGATCGTTATTATCAGGCGGGCGACAAGAAAAAGGCGCTCGAAACGTGGGCGCGCATCAAACAAATCATTCCCAATCGCGCCAGAGCAGCCAGTGTTCTGGGCGAAGTGTACCTGGATCACGACATGCCGCTCGAAGCGCTCGCCGCAATGCGAGAAGCCGTGCAGCTCGAGCCAAACAATGTGCGGTACAAGAAAAGCCTGGCCATTGCCATTGAACGAACAGCCGCGTCGCTCGGGAGCGCTCCGCAGCGTTACGCAGAAGCGCGTCAAATTTGGGAAGAGCTGCTCACGAGCGCCGGTGATACGGACAAACTCCTCGCGCGCGAAGCACGAACGCACATCGTGACGTTATGGTCATTGGCGCACGAGCTTCCAAGTCGCGTGGGGCCCTTGCAAACGCGTTTTCAAATGACACCGCCGGACATCGAAGCGGGACGGCTTCTTGCCGAAGTGCAGCGCCGATTGCATCGATTGCCCGAAGCCGAAGCGACACTGCGCAAAGTCACGCAGCTTGCTCCCGGCGACGAAGAATCGCTCTTGGCGCTCGAACGAATTCTCGTCATGCAGCAGAACTTGCTGGGCGCCATCGATGTCCTGGCCAAGCTCGTCGAGGTCAATCCGAAACGAGCGCGTGAATTTTACCAGCGAATGGCGCAATACGCGGCCGAGCTGTATCGCGACGACGACGCGATACGGTATGCGGCGAAAGCCGTGGAATTGTCTCCCGAAGATGCGAATGGTCATCAAAAGCTCGGGGATATGTACCGGCGTCGTCAGGATTTCGTGCACGCCATTGGTGAATACAGGCAAGCCATTGCGAAAAACGACCGACTGTTCCCAGTGTATTTCGATTTGGCCGAGCTTCTCCTTTCGAGCGGCCAAGTGGACGAAGCGGATCGGCTATTCCGTCGCGTGGTTCGATCGAGCCCCGACGAGGAGCTCGTGGCGCGTGCGGCGCGGTTGAGCATGCAAATCAATTTGGGCAAAAACACGCTCGACACGCTCGAACGAGAATTGTTGCCCGTCGCCGTCGGCAACCCGCAAAAGCCCATTTATCGACGGCTCTTGGTCGAGCTGTATGGCACGATGACATTGCCGCTCGTGCAGAAAGCTCGGCATGAAGGGGGTTCGTCGCCGGCTGCCACGACGGCCAAAGCGGAGCTCGCGAAGATTGGATCGCGTGCAGTAAAACCGCTTTTGGATGCGCTCTCCGACGACAAGGAATCACAACAAAGAATCGCCATCGAAGTTTTGGCATACGTGCAAAACAAGAGCGCGGGACCTGCACTTTACAATTATGCGACGGGACAAGCGGACAAGACGCTGCGCGTACGTGCGATGATTGCGTGCGGCGCATTGCGCGATCCGGCGATTTTGCCGAAATACGAATCGATGCTTGCGCCCAAAGATGCAGGTTCGGCGATCTTGCCGAGCGACGCGATTGCGGTGGCTGCTGCGTGGGGCGTTGCGCGCATGGGCGACAAGAAGGCAGAGCCGCTATTGGTCAAACTATTGTCTTCTAGTTCCCCTGAAATTCGAGGGGTTGCGGCGCTGGGTTTGGGCCTCACGCACGATAAAAAATATGCGCCGCAATTGTCGACGCTCGCGCGAGCGCCCGAAGCGGGCGCGGCCGCACGCGCGGCAGCCGTGCATGCACTTGCGGAAATGGGCGCCGTGCAGGCGAACGACATGCAATTGCTCGTCGCGCTTGCCGATTCCAATGATCCGCTCCTTCGCCAAGCGGCGCTCATTGCGCTCGCACGTTTGGCCAAAGGAATGGACGCGGGACAAACCACCGCCATTGCAGATTCCATTGCGGCAAACCTTTTTTCCACCGATGAATCGATGCGGCAAACCGCGGCCTCCGCCGCGACGTCTTTGGCCACGAAAAACTTCACGCGTACGGGTGACGCGCTCCCGGTGCCCACGGGATCCCTATCGATGCGCGAGATCCTCGCGGGACTCGCCGCGGATCCTCCTCGGGCGCCCGATCGCGCTCGCGCCGTCGTGACGCTCGGCCCATCGCTCGAACGAGCAGCCATTGCAGCTGCATCGACGTCGCCCGATCGAGCTCGCGTCGTTGCAGACGCATTGCTCGCGGGCGGAACGACGCCGACGCTCGCGCCATTGATTGATGCCGACGATGTGCTCGAACCGTCCGTGAAAAAGCCTGCAGCCGATACGATCGAGCGCATTGGAGCCGCGGTCGTTCCAGCATTCGTTGCGCTCGTCCGGCACCCGGCCATCGAAGTGCGCACGCGGGCGGTCGAATTGCTTGCTCGACGTCCCGAAAAGGAAGCGCAGTCGGCGATTGTCGATGCGCTCTCCGATCCTGAAGAGAGCGTTCGTCGGGCAGTGCTTTCAGCCATTGGCAACGTAAAGGACGCGGACACGTTGGCAGCGGTTGCGAAGGTGGGTCGCGAGGCGCAAAGCTGGCCATTGCGCGTGCGAGCAGCCGAAGCATTGGGGCGACTCGGGGCAGGGGCGGATTCGAAGATGGCGGCGGAAACGCTGGCGACGATGGCAAAAATGGACGACTACGCGCTCGTGCGCGAGCCTGCGTTGCGATCGCTGGTGGCGCTCGACAAAGCTGCGGCGGAGCCGGTTTTGCGTGAGCTTGCGGAGAAGGACCCGGAGCCGCGTATTCGGGCGATTGCTGGGGAGTTATTGGGGGCGAAACCCGCGGCGCAATGA